ACCGGGGCGTTTTAAAGATTATATTGCCATGCCCAAACCAAACATGTACCAGTCTTTGCACACAACGTTAATTGGTGAAAATGGTGAACCTTTTGAAATTCAAATTCGGACCTGCGAGATGCATCGTACATCTGAGTATGGTATTGCTGCTCACTGGAAATATAAGGAAGGAAGCGGCAAAGAGTGTTCTACCAACACCACCAGTAATAAGACGGCCAGTGTCAATTTTGAGCAAAAACTTTCCTGGCTCCGTCAATTGCTGGAATGGCAGCATGATTCACGGGATGCCGGTGAATTTATGGAGTCTTTGAAGATCGATTTATTTGCGGATACAGTTTTCGTGTTTACCCCTAAAGGGGATGTGGTAGAATTGCCTGCAGAATCATGTCCCGTTGATTTTGCTTATCGAGTTCATACGGATGTGGGACACCGCTGCATAGGGGCCAAGATTAATGGCCGGATTGTTCCTCTTGATACAAAACTCGCCAACGGTGATATTCTGGAAATCCTTACTTCTAAGCAGGGCGGAGGTCCCAGCCGGGATTGGTTGTCTTTTGTCAAGACATCCCAAGCCAAGAATAGGATTCGTCAATGGTTTAAGAAAGAGCAGCGTGAGGATAATATCATTCGCGGGCGTGAAAGTTTAGAGCGTGAAGTTCGTAAACTGGGATTGGAGCCGGCGGAAATTCTGAAACCAGATAGTCTCATGGCTATTGGTAAAAGTCAAAATTTTGTGAGCTTGGATGATTTATATGCCTCCATAGGAGACGGAGTTCTGACTCCAAATAAGGTTCTTATGCGCCTGCGTGAGGATTTGACCAAAGAAGAACGAGAGAAAATGCAGCTCGCGGCAATCCAGCAGGGTGAGGTTAAACCATCAAGTCAAATCTCCTATGGCAAAGCTTCTCATGGTGTGCGGGTTAAAGGCGTGGATAACGTCTTGATTCGTTTTGCTCAATGCTGTAACCCTCTTCCCGGGGATTCAATTATCGGTTATATTACTAGGGGAAGGGGGGTTTCCATTCACCGTGAGGATTGCAGCAATGTGCTTAGTCACACTAATGATGAGATTGACAGGATCGTAGAGGTTATGTGGGCCGAGCAGGTAGATACCACCTATCCAGTGGATATTCAAATTTATGGCAGGGATAAACCCCGGCTGGTTACTGAAGTTATGAACGCGGTTTTAGATACCCGTACCCACATTCTGGGTATTAATGCCCGGGTGGGGAAAGGGGAAATCGCCCATATTCAATTGAGAATCGAGATTAGAAACGTGGAACACCTTAAAATGGTAATGCATAAAATTCGCAGGGTCAGAGATATCACGGAGGTAAAGAGGATCCATTCAGGAGGAAACTAAGATGCGCAGTGTTATTCAGCGGGTCAAACGCGCTTCTGTCACGGTGAAAGGTGAAAAAGTGGGAAGCATAGGACCTGGACTTTTGGTCCTGCTGGCTGTTGGGCAAGAGGACGGAACCGAGGATATCACATGGATGGTCGATAAGATTGTGGGGTTAAGGGTTTTTGAAGATCAAGAAGAAAAAATGAATCAATCACTTTTAGACGTCAATGGAGAAATTCTTGTGGTTTCCCAATTTACTCTTTATGGAGATTGCCGTAAGGGAAAGCGTCCAAGCTTTTCAGCGGCTGCGCCCCCGGATCAAGCTAAAGCGTTATTTGATCAGAGTGTTGATAGAATTCGAAGTTATGGTTTAAAAGTGGAAACTGGGGTTTTTCAAGCTGTGATGGATGTTGAATTAGTTAATGATGGGCCGGTGACGATACTTTTGGACAGTAAAAAGAAGTTCTAGGGAGGGAGTACCTGATGATTGAAGGGCGAGCTATGGGTTCCATGGGAGCAAATTGTTATTTGTTGGCTTGTGAGGATACTAAGAAAGCAGTGATCATTGATCCTGGAGCTGATGGGAAAAGGATTTATCGCTGGGTGTTGGAAAAAGGCTATAAGGTGGACTACATTTTGCTGACCCACGGACATGTGGATCATATTGGTGCTGTGGATGAGCTTAGAGAGTTGTTAGGGGATGTCTTAGTAGGAATTCGTACCGACGATGCAGACATGCTTACGGATGGGAGAAAGAATCTTTCCGGTTACTTTGGTCCGGGGTTAGTTTTAAAGAAGGCGGATCTTTTGCTTCAGGATGGGCAAGAAATTATCCTCGGCAATCAACGGATTAAAGTGATTTCCACACCGGGTCATTCCCCGGGAAGTGCTTGTTTTCTATGTTCAGATGGCTTAATCAGCGGAGATACTCTTTTTGCCGGTTCCATTGGCAGGACTGATTTCCCGGGAGGATCCATGGATCAGCTCCTTAATGGGGTTAAGAATAAACTCTTAATTCTTCCCGATGATACCAGAGTGTTTCCGGGTCATGGCGAAGAAACCTCTATTGGTGTAGAAAAACGGAGCAACCCTTTCCTGGTTTAAATACCTCAGCATTTATTGACAACTGATGTTTATCTTTGATAACATCAAGAGATAATAGTAATGTTAATACATTTAGATGTAGATTACTCAAGAAAACTTTTGGGAAGATTTCGTGTTCAATCTTTCTTCAGGGAGGGCTGGCGAGACTGGAACCAGCTTGGAAGACTCACGAAAGAAACAACCGAAAAGGAGTTCTTTGCATTCGGATAGTCTCGTTAACGACTAAAAAGTGGGCGGATACATTCCGTCAATTAGGGTGGCACCACGAGAAGTTCTCGTCCCTTGCGCAAAGCGAGGGATGAGAACTTTTTCTGCTACTCAGAAAGCATACTATCTAAGGAGGAATATGTGTGGCAATTCAGCGCCCAAAAGGGACTCAAGACCTTTTGCCGGGGACCATTGAGCAATGGCAATATTTTGAAGAAGCCATTCGTTCTGTTTGCCGGGACTTTGGTTATGAAGAAATTCGAACCCCTATGTTTGAAGCAACAGAACTATTTCAAAGAGGGGTTGGCCAAACGACGGATATTGTCAAGAAAGAAATGTATACCTTTAAAGACAAAGGAGATCGTTCTATGACTCTGCGCCCGGAACTGACAGCTTCAGTCTGCCGCGCTTATGTCGAGGACAAGCTTTATGGACAACCTCAGCCGGTCAAGCTGTATTATGTAGGTCCTATGTTTCGTTATGAAAGACCTCAAAGCGGGCGTTTCCGCCAGTTCCATCAATTTGGGGTTGAGGTGCTGGGGGCCGATCAGCCTATCGTGGATGCTGAAGTGATCAGTCTAGTCTGGAATCTGTATCAGCGCCTTGGTTTAAAGGGCCTGGAAGTGCATGTTAATTCCGTAGGGTGTCCTGTTTGCCGGGCCAGACACCGTGAACAGCTTCAGGACTTTCTGGCCAGCCGAAAAAATGAGCTCTGCAGCGATTGCCAAGAACGCTTTGACCGCAATCCTTTGCGGATTTTGGATTGTAAAAATACAACCTGTCAATCCGTTACTGAGGGGGCCCCTACAACCAAGGATACCCTTTGCGAAGATTGCAGTTCACACTTTGAAAGAGTTCTGGCTCTGTTAGAAAGAGCAGGAGTGGTGTATAAAGTAAATCCGCGCTTGGTTCGAGGTTTAGACTATTATACAAAAACCGCCTTTGAGGTTATGGTAGATGAAATCGGGGCCCAGAGTGCTATTTGCGGGGGCGGACGGTATGATAAATTGGTTGAAGAAATTGGCGGACCTCCAACTCCCGGTATTGGCTTTGCTATGGGAATAGAGCGTGTTTTGGCAGCTCTTCAAGTTCAAAACAAGCTGCCGGAAGCAGAACCTAAACAATTTGGCATGTTGATTGCCCTTGGCGAAAAGGCACAGATTGAGGGTTTTGCCCTGCTGAGCGCTTTGCGGGGCCAAGGAATACCGGTGGGGATGGATTTGCTGGGCCGAAGTTTAAAGAACCAACTTAAATCAGCCAATCGCCAAGGTGCTAGTTATGCTTTCATTCTTGGCGAAGAAGAGCTTGCTCAAAATGTAATGGTTATAAAAGATTTGACATCAGGAGAGCAAACGGAAGTTTCGCTGTCAGATGCAGTCAATGAAATCAGCAAAAAGTATCAGAGAGGTGTTTAAGATGACAGTTTTTTCCGAACGTGTTGAAAATGGAACCTTAGGCCTTGAAAAAGTGGGAGAAGTTGTCCGCTTACTAGGCTGGGTTCAGCGCCGTCGTGATCATGGGGGCTTAATCTTTGTCGATTTGCGGGATCGCTCCGGTATAGTTCAAGTTGTTTTTGACCCCGAGAAAATGGGGGACAGATTTTCTGTTGCTGAAAGTCTGAGGTCGGAATTTGTGGTTTCTATTCAAGGGCAAGTGATTGCTCGTCCTGAGGGGATGATTAATCCAAATTTAACAACAGGAACAATTGAAGTTGTTGCCTCAACTCTGGAAGTTTTAAACGGAGCAAAAACGCCTCCTTATTATCTTGTCGACCAGGTGGACGTGGATGAAACTTTACGCCTTAAATACCGCTATCTCGATTTACGGCGGCCGGAAATGCAGGCAGTTTTTAAAACCCGGCATCAAGTCATGCAGATTATGCGCAATTACTTTACTAATTTAGGTTTTAATGAAATTGAAACTCCCATGCTCAATAAATCCACACCTGAAGGCGCACGGGATTATCTGGTTCCCAGCCGTATTCATCCCGGTGAGTTTTACGCATTGCCCCAATCTCCTCAATTATATAAACAGCTGTTAATGGTGGCCGGGATGGAGAAATATTTCCAGATTGCTCGCTGTTTCCGCGATGAAGATTTGAGAGCGGATCGCCAGCCTGAATTTACTCAGTTGGATGTAGAGATGTCTTTTGTTGAAGTAGAAGACATACTACCTATGATGGAACGTTTAATGGTGAAGATTTTCTCAGAGACGGTAGGAAAAACAGTACCTACTCCTTTCCCGCGTTTAACCTATAAAGAAGCCATGGATCGTTTCGGCTCGGATAAACCGGATACACGCTTTGGCATGGAACTGATTGATGTGGGAGAACTTGTAGGCAAGACCGGATTTAAAGTTTTTGCCAATGTTGTGGCCAATGGCGGAAGTGTAAAATGTATTTGTGCCAAAGGATGCGCAGGCATGCCCCGCCGGGAAATTGATGATCTCGCAAAGTTTGTGAGTACCTACAGAGCTAAGGGACTAGCCTGGATTGTATTGGCTGAGGAGGGTATAAAATCTCCCATCGCTAAATTCTTTACCGAAGAGGAGATGGCGTCCTTAATTCAGCTAACCCGTGCCGAAACAGGAGATATTTTGTTCTTTGTGGCGGATACCTATGCCATTGTCTCAGATGCCCTTGGACATCTGCGTTTGGAATTAGCAAAACGTTTAGGACTGATTGAGGAAGGTTCCCTTCAATTTTTGTGGGTCACGGAATTTCCCCTCTTAGAATATGATGAAGAGCAGAAACGGCATATTGCCATTCACCACCAATTTACAGCACCCATGGACGAGGATTTGCCGCTTCTTGAATCAGATCCTCTGAGTGTACGGGCTAAGGCCTATGATATGGTCCTTAATGGTACTGAGCTGGGAGGAGGCAGTATTCGGATTCATCGCCGTGAGGTTCAGGAACGCATATTTAAACTGCTGGGCTTTTCAGAGGAAGAAGCAGTAGCGCAATTCGGTTTCTTGATGGAAGCTTTTGAGTACGGAACTCCACCCCATGGCGGGATTGCTTTCGGCCTCGACCGAATGATTATGCTTCTTACGGGAAAGGATAATATTCGTGACGTAATTGCTTTCCCGAAAACTCAAAGTGCTTCTGATTTGATGTCTCATGCTCCTTCCACTGTGGCAGAAAAGCAGATTAAGGAATTGCATATCAATATTGACCTGCCTGTAAAATGATTAAGACCATTTGACCTTATTGGACGAACAAGAGTTGACAGGGAAGGGGGCTTTGGCTATAATAATTATTGTAGCTACCCCCTTAGGGTATCGGAGGATGCATAGCATGACGAATTCAACCCCTTATTCGGAATCCAAAGAGGATTTAATGCGCAGGCTTAAAAAAATCGAAGGTCAAGTCAAAGGGATTCAACGTATGGTTGAGAACGACAAGTATTGTGTCGATGTTTTGATTCAAGTGGCTGCAGTTCGTGCTGCGCTCAATAAAGTAGGCACTATAGTTTTTGAACACCATTCTCGGGGATGCATGCGCAATGCTGTTGAGAACAATAACCAGGAAGCTGCGATCGAAGAGCTTATTGGGGTGCTCGCTAAATTTATTAAGTAAATTTTTGATTGGAGGAATTAATATGGCAGGTGCAAATGTTAAAACCTTTTCCACAGCAAACTTTGAAGCGGATGTGTTAAAGTCTGAGAAAGCGGTTTTGGTTGATTTTTGGGCTCCTTGGTGCAGCCCTTGCCGCATGGTTGCTCCCGTTGTTGATGAGCTTGCCGATGAATATGTCGGACGGGTTGTTGTAGGGAAGGTCAATGTCGATGAGAATGGCCCTCTTTCCAGTCAATATGGAGTTATGAGCATACCTACTCTGGCAATTTTTAAAGGCGGAAAGATGGTTGACAGAATCACTGGCTTCCGTGGTAAAGCGGACCTGGTTAAAATGCTTGATAGCCATTCCTAATACATGAATTGGCAGGGCGGTTATATAAGTTAGGATAGGTTCTGACAGTGAGAAAAATACGCTTTGATAAGGCTTCTAAGCCGAGTCAAAGCGTATTTTTGATGCTAATTTGTATCCGGGTGCCGCCTTAGCCATGGCATGAACGGCTATTCTGAATAAGACCGATTGATAAATTTCTCTTTTCCCATATTTGAAGGAGTATAGAAAGTTTCTCCCTGAACGCCTTGAGGCAGATAGGTTTGCTCAACCCAATGGTTTGGGTAGTCGTGAGGGTAACGGTATCCTTTTCCATGCCCTAATTGATCCGCACCTGGGTAGTGAGCGTCCTTAAGATGAGCAGGAACTTCTCCGGTGGGGTGTTTCTTAACATAATTCAGAGCACGGTCGATGCTCATCACTGCACTGTTACTTTTTTTAGCCGTTGCGATAGCCAGTACTGCTTGAGCCATGGGAATGCGGGCCTCGGGCATGCCCAGCCACTCGAGAGCATTGGCAGCCGCGTGAGCCTGAAGCATAGCCGTTGGGTCTGCCAGTCCCACGTCTTCTGAAGCGTGAACGATAATACGACGCATGATAAAGCGAGGATCTTCTCCAGCCTCGAGCAAAACAGCTAGCCAATACAAAGCAGCATCGGGGTCTGAACCGCGCATACTTTTAATAAATGCAGATATGATGTCATAATGGTTATCTCCGGATTTATCAAAGCGAATGGCCCTTTGCTGGATGGATTCTTCCGCAATTTCCAAGGTAATGTGACGAGTTCCGTTTTTGGGTTGAGTTGTGAGTACACCTAGCTCTAAAGCATTGAGAGCCCGCCGCAAATCTCCATTGGCGTAATTGATCCAGTGTTCCCATGCTTCAGGTGAGATATGGACTTGATATTGTCCAAGACCCCGCTCAGGATCCCGAAGAGCCTGTTCCAGGCCAAGACGAATTTGTGCAGGTTCCAGAAGCTCTAATCGGAACAAGGCAGAACGGCTAAGGAGAGCAGAATTGAGCTCGAAGAACGGATTTTCGGTTGTCGCTCCAATGAAAGTAATGGTACCATTTTCAACTGCCGGCAGCAGGGCATCTTGTTGCCCTTTATTAAAACGGTGAACTTCATCACAGAAAACTAACGTACGCTTTCCGTAGAGGTGAAGTTCATCAGTTGCTTGTGTAATAATTTCTCTGATGTCTTTTACTCCTGCTGTGACAGCATTTATACGGACAAAACGAGAGGTGGTTTTAGCGGCAATGACCTGGGCTAAAGAGGTTTTCCCGGTTCCCGGCGGCCCGTAGAGTATTAGCGATGAAACACGGTCGGCTTCAATGGCCCTGCGCAGGAGTTTGCCTGGGCCGAGAATCTGATCTTGGCCGATGTATTCTTCGAGAGTCCGCGGGCGCATACGCTCTGCCAGGGGTGCTACCTGATGCTGATTAAATGTTGCAGAAAACAGATCCATGACTGATGTTCCTTTCCTTACTTGGGTTATGCTGGGATGGGATGCATAGTATTTGTCCCTTTGCTTGATTATATCATGAGGGGCAGACATCTGCCTGTCGAAATCCAACACGATTACTAGGGTAAAAAGGATCTTTTAGGGCAGCTTGACAAATCCCGAGTATTTTTATAAGATATGAATGAAATAGCAAAGGTTGAATAAAGGGGTTTATCTCTTGGAAAAGAGGTGAGGGTGTTGAAACTCTCGACCAAAGGTCGATATGGTGTTAAAGCCATGTTTGATTTAGCTCAACATATGGGTGAAGGTCCGATATCTTTAAAAAGCATTGCGGAGAGACAAGGCATATCTGAACACTATCTGGAACAGTTGGTTTCCGGTTTGCGAAAAGCAGGTCTGGTAAAAAGTGTCCGTGGTGCACAGGGAGGCTATTTATTAGGCAAAGAACCGGATAAGATACGAGTTGGAGATATCATCCGTGTGTTAGAAGGGCCGATTGCTCCTACTGATTGCGTCTCAGAGGAGGATCCGGAAATTTGCGCTAAAGCTGAGTATTGTGTTACTCGGACAATTTGGGAGAAAGTCAGAGACTCCATTGCTGATGTTCTGGATTCGATTACGCTGGAAAACATGCTTGAGGATGCTAAAAGAATCGAATCGGAGCGAAGCTTGTATATGTTTTACATTTGATTCACATTTCAATGGTTATAGGGAGGGAGCCTCATGCGGCGAGTTTATTTAGACCATAGTGCAACAACTCCGGTTGATCCGGAAGTAGCTGCCTTAATGATGACTTATTACACAGAAAAATACGGTAACCCTTCAAGTGTTCATGGGTTTGGCAGAGAGGTCAAGCAGGCGTTAGAGCAGGCTCGAACCCAAGTAGCAGATTTAATTGGAGCTTCTCCAAATGAGATTACCTTTACCAGTGGCGGTACTGAGGCAGACAATTTAGCAATACTGGGTACTGCTGAAGCCCTTCGCTCAAAAGGCAAACATATCATTACTTCTTGCATCGAACATCATGCAGTCCTTGAGACTTGTGAACACTTGGAGAAAAGTGGCTTTGATTTAACTGTAATACCTGCCGACGAAGAAGGTATTGTTTCCGTCGATGAACTGCGCAAAGCCATTCGGCAGGATACTATTTTAATATCTATAATGCATGCTAATAATGAGGTTGGATCAATTCAACCGATAGCGGAAATCGGTAAGATTGCCCGAGAACATGGTATTGTTTTTCACGTTGATGCAGTTCAATCCCTTGGCAAAATTCCCATTAACGTGGAAGAGATGAATGTCGACCTTTTAACTGTCTCCAGTCACAAGATCTATGGTCCTAAAGGGGTGGGTGCTCTCTATATTCGCAAGGGAGTCCGGATTGTACCATTAGTTCATGGCGGTGGACAGGAACGAAAGCGCCGCTCAGGGACTGAGAACACCCCTGGAATTATCGGCTTTGGCAAGGCTTGTGAGTTAGCCGGTCAGCGCATGGAAGAGGATGCCCGGCATCAGCGGAAACTTCGTGATAAATTAATGAATGGCATTACTAAAGGGATAGAATTTGTCAAAGTAAACGGCCCCGTAGGGGAAAGCCGCTTGCCCAATAACTTGAATGTTAGCATTCGTTATGTAGAAGGAGAATCGCTATTGCTGTCCTTGGATATGCTGGGAATTGCTGCCTCAAGCGGTTCGGCATGTACTTCCGGGTCGTTGGATCCTTCTCATGTGCTGTTAAGTATGGGATTAACTCATGAGATTGCTCACGGATCCTTGCGCTTTACCTTAGGACGTCAGAACACAGAGGAAGATATTGATTACGTCCTTGAACAATTGCCCAAGATTGTGGAGCGCTTGAGAATGATGTCTCCTTTATATGATCTGGCAATCCATACAAAACAAGCTTAAAAAGGAGTGAGAGAGATATGTATACAGAAAAAGTGATGGATCATTTCACAAATCCACGCAATGTTGGAGAAATAGATAATGCTGACGGTGTTGGTGAAGTAGGCAACGCTAAGTGTGGAGATATTATGCGTATATATTTAGATATCGAAGGAGACATTATTAAGGATGTCAAATTCAAAACCTTTGGCTGCGGAGCGGCAGTTGCTACAAGCAGCATGGTTACTGAAATGGTCAAGGGAAAAACCATTGATGAAGCGCTGGAGATTTCTAATGCGGCAGTCGCAGAGGCTTTAGGAGGTCTCCCTCCTGCGAAAATGCATTGTTCGAATTTGGCAGCCGATGCCCTTCATGAGGCTATTAAAAATTATCGTGACAAACAAAAAAAGGAATAGATGAAGAATGACTCTAACTACAAAACCTAAAGTAGTTGTGGGTATGAGTGGCGGTGTGGATAGTTCCATGGCCGCCGCTTTGCTCAAAGAAGAAGGATACGACGTAATAGGGGTTACTTTACAGATTTGGGAAGCAACCGGACCGGAGGTTGAAGGGGGATGCTGTTCCAATTCGGCTATTGATGATGCGAGACGGGTTGCCTTTATTCTGGGAATCCCCCATTACGTCATGAACTTTCGTTCGTATTTTAAGGAGACTGTGGTAGATTATTTCACCCAGTCTTATTTGTGTGGCGAGACTCCTAACCCCTGTTTAGCTTGCAACAGGCATGTCAAATTCGGAGAACTTCTCCGTAAAGCCCGCGGCTTGGGAGCAGAATTTGTGGCAACGGGCCACTATGCTCAAGTGCTGCGGGACCCGGGGAGTGAACGATTTCTTTTAAGCAAGGGTGCCGATGAACGCAAAGATCAGACTTATGCCCTTTATATGCTGACTCAGGAACAGCTTGAACATACTCTTTTTCCCTTGGCTGAATACCAAAAAGAGCATGTCCGGGAAATGGCCAGGGAGCGGGGACTGGGTGTAGGCGATAAACCGGAAAGTCAAGAAATCTGCTTCGTACCTGACAATGATTATGCCTCTTTTGTCAGAGAGCGAGCGGATGTTCCAATAAAGCTGGGTGATTTCGTAGACTTATCAGGGAACAAACTAGGTGGTCACAAGGGGATCATACATTATACAGTAGGTCAAAGGAAAGGTTTAGGAATTGCCTTTGGCAAACCTATGTTTGTTGTCGGATTGAATCCAGACCGCAATGAAGTGGTTCTGGGGGAAGACCGGGATGTCTTTACAGATACTCTGTGGGCAGTGGATCTTAACTGGATTTCCATACCAGATTTGAGAGAACCAATCAGAGTCAAGGCGAAAATTCGCTATAATTCCTTAGGGGCAGATGCCACAATTTTTCCGGGCGAAATTGGGTCGGGATATGGCGTTATGGTACGCTTTGATCAACCACAGCGGGCAGTGACTCCTGGGCAAGCTGTTGTCTTCTATCAAGGAAATATCGTTGTTGGCGGAGGAAAAATAATTTCTGATCCCAGAGGCCGGCGTTAATTCATAGCTCAAGACTCCATAATCTAAAGCTATTCATCTTCTAGGCATGAATAAAGATATGAGTAGCCGGGCAGAGTATAGATGGAAATTTCACCAAGTTTTCTACATTGTGAGGTGAAAGAGGAATGAGGCGCACTCGAGAGATAGTCGGACTCCCGGTTTTAGATCTGAATAGCGGCAAATCCATTGGTTGGGTCCATGACTTGGTCCTAAACAATGAAAAAGACGAGGTTGTCGGGATTCTCTTAGAAGGCGGACATTTCTTTCAATCAACCAAAGGTATCCCTCGCAAAGCTATTGCAACTGTAGGAAAAGATGCCCTAACTGTTAAAGAGAAAATAGTAGAAGAACTAAAGGGAATACGGTGGTCAGATAAAGTAGGTAATGAAGTCTATACTCAAGGTGGAGACGCTAGAGGCACAATTGAAGATGTTTTTCTCGATGATTCCATTGAAAAAATGGTTGGATTTGAAGTGTCTGACGGGCTTTTCGCCGACCTGCTTCATGGCCGGGGAACCATTCTAAAGCCACATGTCATGATCGATGGAAAAGATATCTTAATTGTTGATAATCAGGTATCCCCCTTGGATCAAACAAATGAAAGGGGACTACGATCATGAATTGTCCGGTTTGTGGAGGAAGAGCCATTGGCAAAGTTGGTGTCGAGCAGTTCTACTGTTGGGATTGCTGCGTCGAGTTCACTACTCAAACAGACAAGGTAGTTATTTACGATTTAGCTGAAGACGGCTCTCTCGTGGCATGGGACGCGCCGAACCTTGAGCAAGGTGTTTCCAGTGCTGCTATAGAGTAATGGCAAGTTTTATTCTCGATATCAGTCAAATAAGAATAAAACTCAATTCCGTTAAGAATACTAATCATAGCGCGCATGGCGCGCTTTTTCCTTTATACCATTATCTGCTGATACAACTTTTGCAGCAGAATGGCAGGCTACTCTGAAAAAAGGAACCCGAAAGCCCCAAAACAATCTAAAGACCCCGTGGACCCGAAAGCAAGGAAGCTTCGTCCACAGGAGTGAACCCATTGCATGGAGAGGCAGTAAAAGCTCATAAGACGGCGCGGGAAAGGAAGTG
This Desulfosporosinus orientis DSM 765 DNA region includes the following protein-coding sequences:
- the nifS gene encoding cysteine desulfurase NifS yields the protein MRRVYLDHSATTPVDPEVAALMMTYYTEKYGNPSSVHGFGREVKQALEQARTQVADLIGASPNEITFTSGGTEADNLAILGTAEALRSKGKHIITSCIEHHAVLETCEHLEKSGFDLTVIPADEEGIVSVDELRKAIRQDTILISIMHANNEVGSIQPIAEIGKIAREHGIVFHVDAVQSLGKIPINVEEMNVDLLTVSSHKIYGPKGVGALYIRKGVRIVPLVHGGGQERKRRSGTENTPGIIGFGKACELAGQRMEEDARHQRKLRDKLMNGITKGIEFVKVNGPVGESRLPNNLNVSIRYVEGESLLLSLDMLGIAASSGSACTSGSLDPSHVLLSMGLTHEIAHGSLRFTLGRQNTEEDIDYVLEQLPKIVERLRMMSPLYDLAIHTKQA
- the mnmA gene encoding tRNA 2-thiouridine(34) synthase MnmA; amino-acid sequence: MTLTTKPKVVVGMSGGVDSSMAAALLKEEGYDVIGVTLQIWEATGPEVEGGCCSNSAIDDARRVAFILGIPHYVMNFRSYFKETVVDYFTQSYLCGETPNPCLACNRHVKFGELLRKARGLGAEFVATGHYAQVLRDPGSERFLLSKGADERKDQTYALYMLTQEQLEHTLFPLAEYQKEHVREMARERGLGVGDKPESQEICFVPDNDYASFVRERADVPIKLGDFVDLSGNKLGGHKGIIHYTVGQRKGLGIAFGKPMFVVGLNPDRNEVVLGEDRDVFTDTLWAVDLNWISIPDLREPIRVKAKIRYNSLGADATIFPGEIGSGYGVMVRFDQPQRAVTPGQAVVFYQGNIVVGGGKIISDPRGRR
- the nifU gene encoding Fe-S cluster assembly scaffold protein NifU — translated: MYTEKVMDHFTNPRNVGEIDNADGVGEVGNAKCGDIMRIYLDIEGDIIKDVKFKTFGCGAAVATSSMVTEMVKGKTIDEALEISNAAVAEALGGLPPAKMHCSNLAADALHEAIKNYRDKQKKE
- a CDS encoding PRC-barrel domain-containing protein, which encodes MRRTREIVGLPVLDLNSGKSIGWVHDLVLNNEKDEVVGILLEGGHFFQSTKGIPRKAIATVGKDALTVKEKIVEELKGIRWSDKVGNEVYTQGGDARGTIEDVFLDDSIEKMVGFEVSDGLFADLLHGRGTILKPHVMIDGKDILIVDNQVSPLDQTNERGLRS